In a single window of the Luteibacter rhizovicinus DSM 16549 genome:
- a CDS encoding DUF805 domain-containing protein: MNWYVEVLKKYVVFDGRARRKEYWMFVLFNTLIAVGLMILGVVISGPGRGQMLSNVYQLAVLLPSVAVGIRRMHDTDHSGWWILVPIVNLIFACTEGTRGPNRFGGDPKLTEQFA, encoded by the coding sequence ATGAATTGGTACGTGGAAGTGCTCAAGAAGTACGTGGTATTCGACGGCCGTGCGCGTCGCAAGGAATACTGGATGTTCGTCCTGTTCAACACGCTTATCGCGGTCGGTCTGATGATCCTCGGTGTCGTGATATCAGGTCCCGGGCGCGGCCAGATGCTGAGCAATGTGTATCAGCTCGCCGTGCTTCTCCCGAGCGTCGCCGTCGGCATCCGCCGCATGCATGACACGGATCACAGCGGTTGGTGGATTCTCGTGCCGATCGTGAACCTGATCTTCGCCTGCACGGAAGGCACGCGCGGTCCGAACCGCTTCGGCGGCGATCCGAAGCTGACCGAACAGTTCGCCTGA